In the genome of Maribacter forsetii DSM 18668, the window TTCGTAGGACTCATGATTTTTCCCGCAGAAATTGCCGGACTCTTTTTAAGCCATAAACCAGACATGAGCGCGTTGGAATTGGCAACTAATGCCTTTGTTTTGGAGAATACACCCTCGGCAATGCGATGGGTGTTTGCTGCTACTCCCATTATTGCACTTCAGCTTATAGGTGCAGCATATTTTCAGGCTATAGGTAAGGCTGTGCCTGCTTTATTATTAACCCTTTGCCGGCAAGGTTTTTTCTTTATTCCTTTGATTTTAATCTTACCTAACTTTTTAGGGGAATTAGGCGTTTGGATTTCCTTCCCCATAGCAGATGTGCTTGCAACTATTGTTACTGGATATTTTTTAAGGAAAGAAATTAATAAAACTTTGGTGGGCTAATTTCTGATGTAAAACCAAACCCTAGTCCAAATCATTCGTAAGTAGCGTTAGAAACGCTAAAAAACACGAATATGAATTTTATTTTATCACAATTAATTGCCATTGCTATATTTCTATTAGCATGGAAACTTAAAGAATTGATAAACAATCAAAATAGATATATGAAGCTGCTAAAGGAAGAGACTCCTAAAGCAGCTAAATTTAAAAATTAAGTTAGTTAGCGGGTTGTGCATGTAACAACTCCATCCCGGTAGAAGATCTTGGTTTAAAACCTGTCCAATCTTTTTCATTTGAATTTTCCTGAACATCTAAAAATTTGGTGTTGTCTTGGTTTTTAAGATGCTTGCCTATGAACGCGGTAACAAAATGTTGATTTACATTATTCAATTTGCGTTGATCCCATGATGGTTCTGCGTATCTATAGTACTCGTCTATATGTAAGCCTGGGGCTAATGCTTCTGCTGGTGGTGGGTTAGGTGCTACATTATGTCTTGCATTTTCGTAAGTTAATAAGTACCGGTCTGCATTTACCGCACCTTCATGAATTGCTTTGATCCCTTTTTCGTAACCGGAAATATCATCTTGGCTTCCAGCAATAAAGAATGTGGGAGTTTTTAATCCTTTTAATCCTTCCGCATCCCAAACTCCTCGTTCCATTCCCCATGGAGCAAATGCTATGATTGCCTTTATTCTAGAATCAGCCAATTTTTCGTATTCCGCATTTCCAGCAAGATTTACGGAGATTGCAGAACTACCACCTGTCATTCCAGTAAAGAATTGTCCTAAACCGGCACTATATCCAGCTCCGCCAACGTTTAGTACTCCATATCCGCCCATAGAATATCCTATGATTGCGGTGTTATTGGCGTCTACTAATCCTTCGATTTTATTCTTAGAACCTTTAGCGCCTAATTTTTCCATCTCATTAATTACAAATCGTATGTCTTTAGGTCTATTAAGTAAAGTACTTTGAAATGCGTTCGCATCTTTAAAAGTTGAATCCGTATGGTCAATAGCAGCAACGATGTACCCTTTAGAAGCCAGGTTTTCTGTTAAGTACGTCATTAGATATCTAGAGCCAACATAACCGTGAGATACTACCACCAAAGGAAATTTATTCCCTTTTAATGCATCGGCATCTCTGTAAGCTCTTCCTTTAAAGGTAAATGGTGTTAATGGTCTAAGCGTATCGCCTCTTGTTCCCATGACTTCATCATAAACAACGGTTTTAGCATCATTTTTTACGCTGGCAGGATACCAAACTTCAATGGTAATTGGTCTGTCATAGGTTGGGTCTTTACCTTCTTTCGAATTTAAAATATCTACTTGATTAGGATTAACCAGATTTACGGTCTGTACGCCAACTTTATATTCGCCTCTTGCACTAAGTTCAGGAGCATCGGGCAATTGGTCTCCGTATAAAAAATCATTGGTTTGGGCATTTACGTTATTAATTGTCAATCCATTGAATAGAATAGCAATTAACAATGCCGAAAACAAAAGTGTTCTAAATTTCATAATTGTTAGTTTGTTGGCTTAAATATAAGAATAGTTTAATTATTTATCGATTTAGTTGTATAACCTTGAATTACTGTTTTTTTTTCTTAGGATTAGTTATTGGTCCATTTAATGATATTTAGAAATTTAAATCTTGATTGAAGATTGTTTATGTAATGGGCAGCGGAATTCATAATGTGATAATTAAGCTTCTTAAGAGATGCTAATAAAATCTTAAAATCAACATTTGCGTAACAAAATGTTTAATTTTAGAGGAGACTAACATCAAACTATCAAAATGAAAAAGCACCTTACCAATGCTGGCATATTCATGCTGGCATGTTTTCTATTACCATTATCATTATTATCTCAGAGAAGAAATAAATCTCAAAGTACAGCACCAACGTATCCTGAAGAGCTATACTCTAGCTTGGACTATAGATTGATCGGTCCGTTTCGTGGTGGAAGATCGGCTGCTGTTACCGGCGTACCTGGCGAGCCTAATTTGTTTTACTTTGGCGCAGCAGGTGGCGGAGTATGGAAAACATTAGACGGGGGTCGTACTTGGGACAATATTTCCGATGGATATTTCGGCGGTAGTATCGGTGCCGTTGAGGTTGCAAAAAGTGACCCGAATGTTATATATGTTGGTGGTGGAGAAAAAACCTTAAGAGGTAACGTATCATCTGGTTACGGAGTTTGGAAAACCGAGGATGGAGGTAAAACCTGGGCTACGGCTGGGTTGGAAAAAAGTAGACATGTACCACGACTACGCGTGCATCCTACTGATTATAATACGGTATATGCGGCGGTTCTAGGAGATATTTATAAGCCGACTAAAGACCGTGGCATTTATAAAAGTACAGATGGCGGTAAAAATTGGAAACAAGTGCTATTTGTAAACGAGCAAGCGGGTGCGGTAGACTTGACCTTTGACCCCAACAACCCAAGAATTTTATATGCTTCTACATGGCATGCACAACGTACCCCTTACAGTTTAATAAGTGGTGGTGACGGCTCTGCACTTTGGAAGAGTATGGATAGTGGAGAAACTTGGGCAGAGATTTCAAAAAATGAAGGTTTCCCTACGGATACTTTGGGTATTATTGGTGTAGCCGTATCTCCTAAGAATTCAGAAAAGGTTTGGGCTATAGTAGAGAATAAGGAAAAAGGTGGTTTGTACCGTTCAGAAAATGGAGGTAAAACGTGGTCAATAGTTAATTCCGAAAGAAAGCTAAGACAACGTGCTTGGTATTACACAAGAGTATATGCCGATACGCAAGATGAAGATGTTGTGTATGTGTTGAATGTAAATTACCACAAGTCGACCGACGGAGGTAAATCTTTTAATACGTTCAATGCGCCCCATGGTGATCATCATGATTTATGGATTTCCCCTGAAGACTCACAACGTATGATCATTGGCGACGATGGTGGTGCACAAATTTCTTATGATGGAGGTGAAACATGGAGTACATATTACAATCAGCCTACGGCACAATTTTATCGTGTAACAACAGATAACTCTTTTCCATATAGAATTTATGTAGCACAGCAAGATAATTCAACCTTACGTATGGATCATAGAAGTGATGGGCGAACTATTGATGATAGTAATTGGGAGACTACGGCAGGTGGCGAATCTGCTTGGATTGCTGTGGACCCAAAAGATAACGATATTGTTTATGGTGGTAGTTATGACGGATTTTTAACCAGGGTCAATCACAAAAACAAAACAGTAAGGGGTATTAATGTATGGCCAGACAACCCAATGGGTGCCGGTGCGGAAGCTATGAAGTATCGTTTTCAGTGGAATTTCCCTATTTTATTCAGTAGACATAACCCGAAGAAATTATATACATTTTCCAATTACGTACATGTATCGGAAAATGAAGGTCAGAGCTGGGAAGTTTTAAGTGGTGACTTAACACGAAACGACCCAACGAAATTGGGTTCTAGTGGAGGGCCAATAACTCAAGATAATACCAGTGTAGAATACTACTGTACCATTTTTACGGCAAATGAAAGTCCGTTAAAAGAAGGTATTCTTTGGGTAGGTAGTGATGACGGATTAATTCATGTTTCTAAAGATTCTGGTACAACTTGGGAAAATGTTACGCCTTCAAACATGCCAGAGTGGAATATGATAAACAGTATAGAGCCATCAAACTTTGATGAGGGAACATGTTACGTTGCCGCAACAAGATATAAATTAGGTGATTTTCAGCCTTATCTTTATAAAACCACGGATTACGGTAAAACATGGACAAAAATAACGAACGGTATCCCTTCTGAACATTTTACAAGAGTAGTTCGTGAAGACCCAAAAAAGAAGGGATTGTTATATGCAGGTACCGAAACAGGCATGTACGTTTCTTTTAATGACGGAGCTAGTTGGTCTCCTTTTCAAATGAATTTACCTATTGTGCCAATTACAGATTTGACTATTAAAGACGATAATTTAATTGTGGCAACGCAAGGTCGTAGCCTTTGGATAATTGATGATTTAACGGTGTTGCATCAATTAGATGAAAGCAAGAAGAATGCGAATACTATTTTGTTCAAGCCAAAAGATTCCTATCGTACAAAAGGTAGGGCAGGTAAGAAGCCATCAAAAACTTCAGGTGAAAATTTGGAGAACGGTGTTATTACCCATTTTCTTTTGAAGAACTATTCTGAAAAAGACACCGTGCAATTAACGTATACTAATATGGCTGGTGATACATTGGCAAATTATAGTTCTTCGGCAAAGAAAAAAGACAAGAAACTAGACCTTAAAAAAGGAGGCAACACTTTTGTTTGGGATACGCGCGGTAAAGGTGCTACCAAATTAGAAGGAATGATTTTCTGGTGGGCCAATTTTGATGGTGCGAAAGCCGTACCTGGGGATTACAAAGTACACTTGAATGTGAACGGGACTAATAACAGCGAAACGTTTACCATTTTGCCAGACCCAAGAGCAGAAAGTTCAGTAGCGGAAATGCAGCAACAATATGATTTTATTACAGATATTAATACTACCATTGAAAATGCACATCAATCTATTAAGAAAATTAGAAATGTTACGAAGCAACTGAATTCGTTTACAGAACAATATAAGGATGATGATCATACCAAAGATTTGGTAGAGAAAGCCAAAGCCATGAAAGAAAAACTGGGTGAGGTAGAGAAGGCATTGTACCAAACTCAAAATAGAAGTGGTCAAGACCCCTTAAATTTTCCAATTAAATTGACCAATAAGTTAGGTCATTTAAATAGTTTGGTTTCTATAGATGATTTTCCGCCAACGGAACAAGATATTGCTGTTAAGAACGAATTGACAGCTAAGATTAATAAAGAGCTTCAAATATTTGATAGTGTAATATCATCTGAACTTCAAGAATTCAATAAAGGATTTAACGAGCTTAATTTGAATTACTTGTTTATTGATGAAAGTAAGTAAAGTCGAAAACGGTCATTTCGAGTGAGTTTTTGAAGTATGAAAAAATTAGTATCGAGAAACTTTTGTGTTCAAAATGTTTCTCGATACAATTTTTCTTTAAGCATAACTCCAAGAAAACTGCTCAAACCGACAATTTAGAATGCCTAAAACAACAACCAAACAACCTAAAATGAAAAAACAACTACTCTTTTTTATAGCGGTACTGGCAACCACCATAACTTTTGCCCAAAATGCCAACGATTATTTTCAACCTTTAAAATTCAGAAATATTGGTCCGTTTAGAGGTGGGCGTTCGGTAACTGCAACTGGGGTTATTGGTGACCCCATGACTTACTATATGGGTACAACTGGTGGCGGAGTATGGAAAACAGAATCTGCCGGGCAACGTTGGGAAAATATTTCTGATGGTTATTTTGAACTGGGCTCTGTTGGTGCGGTTTCTGTATCGGCATCAAACCCAAACATTGTTTATGTAGGTATGGGCGAACATGCGCCACGTGGGGTAATGACATCTTATGGTGACGGAGTATATAAGTCTACTGATGCGGGTAAAACTTGGAAGAAAATGGGACTTGAAAAAACCCAGCATATTTCAAGAATCATTATTCATCCAACAAATCCTGATATTGTTTATGTGGCTGCACAGGGTGCTCTTTTTGAGGGTAATGCTGAACGTGGTGTTTATAAATCTGTTGATGGTGGTAAGACTTGGAAAAACACGCTTTTCGTTAATAATTTAACTGGTGCTTCTGAGCTTTCTATGGATGCTAATTATCCTGAAATTATGTATGCCGCTATGTGGGAACATCAACGTAAACCGAATATGGTTGTTAGTGGTGGTGCAGGTAGTGGTCTTTATAAGTCTACGGATGCTGGAGAAACTTGGCAGAAAATACATAATGGGCTTCCGGAGGAAAAAGGAAAAATGGCAATAGCGGTTAGTCCGTCAAATTCTAATAAAGTTTATGCGCTCATTGAAAGTGATTCAGA includes:
- a CDS encoding alpha/beta hydrolase family protein gives rise to the protein MKFRTLLFSALLIAILFNGLTINNVNAQTNDFLYGDQLPDAPELSARGEYKVGVQTVNLVNPNQVDILNSKEGKDPTYDRPITIEVWYPASVKNDAKTVVYDEVMGTRGDTLRPLTPFTFKGRAYRDADALKGNKFPLVVVSHGYVGSRYLMTYLTENLASKGYIVAAIDHTDSTFKDANAFQSTLLNRPKDIRFVINEMEKLGAKGSKNKIEGLVDANNTAIIGYSMGGYGVLNVGGAGYSAGLGQFFTGMTGGSSAISVNLAGNAEYEKLADSRIKAIIAFAPWGMERGVWDAEGLKGLKTPTFFIAGSQDDISGYEKGIKAIHEGAVNADRYLLTYENARHNVAPNPPPAEALAPGLHIDEYYRYAEPSWDQRKLNNVNQHFVTAFIGKHLKNQDNTKFLDVQENSNEKDWTGFKPRSSTGMELLHAQPAN
- a CDS encoding WD40/YVTN/BNR-like repeat-containing protein, translating into MLACFLLPLSLLSQRRNKSQSTAPTYPEELYSSLDYRLIGPFRGGRSAAVTGVPGEPNLFYFGAAGGGVWKTLDGGRTWDNISDGYFGGSIGAVEVAKSDPNVIYVGGGEKTLRGNVSSGYGVWKTEDGGKTWATAGLEKSRHVPRLRVHPTDYNTVYAAVLGDIYKPTKDRGIYKSTDGGKNWKQVLFVNEQAGAVDLTFDPNNPRILYASTWHAQRTPYSLISGGDGSALWKSMDSGETWAEISKNEGFPTDTLGIIGVAVSPKNSEKVWAIVENKEKGGLYRSENGGKTWSIVNSERKLRQRAWYYTRVYADTQDEDVVYVLNVNYHKSTDGGKSFNTFNAPHGDHHDLWISPEDSQRMIIGDDGGAQISYDGGETWSTYYNQPTAQFYRVTTDNSFPYRIYVAQQDNSTLRMDHRSDGRTIDDSNWETTAGGESAWIAVDPKDNDIVYGGSYDGFLTRVNHKNKTVRGINVWPDNPMGAGAEAMKYRFQWNFPILFSRHNPKKLYTFSNYVHVSENEGQSWEVLSGDLTRNDPTKLGSSGGPITQDNTSVEYYCTIFTANESPLKEGILWVGSDDGLIHVSKDSGTTWENVTPSNMPEWNMINSIEPSNFDEGTCYVAATRYKLGDFQPYLYKTTDYGKTWTKITNGIPSEHFTRVVREDPKKKGLLYAGTETGMYVSFNDGASWSPFQMNLPIVPITDLTIKDDNLIVATQGRSLWIIDDLTVLHQLDESKKNANTILFKPKDSYRTKGRAGKKPSKTSGENLENGVITHFLLKNYSEKDTVQLTYTNMAGDTLANYSSSAKKKDKKLDLKKGGNTFVWDTRGKGATKLEGMIFWWANFDGAKAVPGDYKVHLNVNGTNNSETFTILPDPRAESSVAEMQQQYDFITDINTTIENAHQSIKKIRNVTKQLNSFTEQYKDDDHTKDLVEKAKAMKEKLGEVEKALYQTQNRSGQDPLNFPIKLTNKLGHLNSLVSIDDFPPTEQDIAVKNELTAKINKELQIFDSVISSELQEFNKGFNELNLNYLFIDESK